In Syngnathus scovelli strain Florida chromosome 16, RoL_Ssco_1.2, whole genome shotgun sequence, the genomic stretch TACAATCATGCAAGtccctgagtttttttttttttttcttctccatccAGATtgtaaaggatttttttttcacggtgGCTCATGTCAAAACGTTTGAGCAAGACCACAAGTTAACCAGTCGGAGAGAATCTCCTGGGATAACTGAAGCAGGTGTCGCCAGTCACAAACAGTCTCTACACAAGGCCACCTGGCCATCTCGATAGTCTCTGCAGGGACAAAGGCGTTGGTATTTGATGCTGGCACCTGCACAGCTGAACAGCAGTGGGTCTTGCTGCAGGCTACATTCTGCATGTTCTGCTGAGAAGGCGGGAAAGAGGTGATTCATCTCCGACTCCAGTCCTGCACATTGGAAGTCCAGCCTTGAAGACAAAAGGTAGAGGACACAGTGTATTTGAGGAAAatggaaatatattttttttcaatctgaTGGAAAAATCTAAAGGGAGTACGACAATGTTTTTGATGTGGTTTGTGAAGACAGATGGAAAAATGTCCAATGAGGAAAATACAGTGTTGTCGTTTATCAGGTGCAAGGTTATACTCAATAAAAAAAGACTGGAAATAACTAAGAATAGATttgaaaaaggaaataaaaaaagattgctTTGAAAAAAAGCACAACTGACTGAAACTACATTTTACATTTATGAAGCTAGCTATAATTATTGTGAAAATGTCCTTTGTCGGTTATTTCATTCACGCTAgatttaaatgcatttattttggaATTTGAAGGTTGAATCGTCGTTTGTAAATTGTAGTTTATCACACAATACAGTGtgacctttttttattttaaatcttgCGCTTGAAAAATTgtccatttataaaaaaaaatcaataaaagctAAACTGAAAGAAGCAATTTTtcaaaaactaataaaaataaatgaattaaaaaataattataattaaaaagaaaaaaaatgtaaacaattacAGTGTCCTATTTTTCTGCAAAACACAGTATCGAGTAAAAATGCACACATCTTACGCATTAAAGGCTTCCTTAATGTTGATGAAGCGATACAAGGCAGGTTCACAGATTAAGCCCGCATCCTGGCAGGCCTTCACACACGACTCCCCCTGCAACGAAGCCAAGAGCTGCAGGGCACCCAGGGGGGGCCAGGATGTGTAGGAGGTGACGTTGGACGCCCAAGTTAGGACGCTGGAGTTGGGCAGCAACATGAAAGGAGCCAATGGGCTACCTTGCCATACCCTCGAAGCGTTTACTGGAGGAAACGAAGCTTCAGGAGAGCAAAAATCCTACAGGTGCACATCAAATAACTCTGATCAGCCGTTACAGCGCCAACACATTGACCTGCCGGTGAAAATAAATTCCACGAATGAGTGATTACAATTTGCATATTCAAATGAGCAGGTTGAATAGCATCTGGGCAACCCAtaggagaaaaaacaaaacgaccATGACAATACAAAAGGTGCTTGATATGGCTGACAAATGCTTGTCAAATTTTCCTATGTGGTTATTCCACCCAACAACAAATGAGAATTAAAGATGAATCATGCTCCTTTGAGAGGCAGGATTAGATTCCCTCCTTCCAGCTCCAGCTATTCATAAGACTCAGGTAATAACATTTCTCTGACATGTCCCTCTGGCCTCAAGAGCCGTTTATTAAAGCGTCTCCGGCACCTCCAGGCAATAACTAGTCTTCCAATCTTGCTCTACCTTTCTTAAAACAAAAATgggtagatgttttttttattttatttaaactcATAACATGTAGGAATGTTGAGGAAATTGTCCAATCCATTGCTTCAATGCAAAACTACAATCGTATCCAATgtgattttttatatttttttaaatagccaTTCATTTaatcagatgaaaaaaaaaaccagtgtTGACTGAATGATCAGGAATTAGAAATTAGGAATTACAAGAATAGAAGTTTGAAATTTTCATGCAATTTTGAGATAAAATGCTAATTTGTCTTTATTTAAAATCCATTGCTTCAATGCAAAAATCAAACTatctaatttaaatattttcttttaaatagccATTTATTTAatcagatacaaaaaaaaaagagtgttgACTGAATGATCAGGAATTAGAAATTAGGAATTACAAGAATAGAAGTTTGAAAATTTCATGCAATTTTGAGATAAAATGCTATTGTATCTTTTTGGAAAAATATCCAAAGAGGTCGTTGACTTTTGTGGACAgtcattttctattttttttgcattttgcgtATCTGGACCCACCTGGTTCTGAATATAGGCATGGACTCTTTCCAGCATGCCCTCACAAGTGTACTCGTACGGCAAAAAAGGCTCCACCTGCAAACACAGATGAAAGAACACTTGTTTTTCTACACAACTAAGCCAATGTAATTACTGTCACCGAGCAAGGTAGTTAATCAACACTGACATATTCATTAGCGTAATTGTGAAAGGCTTATATCGTTCCATGCGCTTCACATTAAAATCAATGACCTAATACATCACGGGGGGACAGCGTTGAAAATTGATTTCATTATTTTAGTGATGACTTCATCAATATGTCAAAAACAAAGATTAAAGTGATGGGGCTCCCAAGTCATTCTGGGTCTGGCTTTGGATATTTGGAAATTGAACAGGATCAATAGTTTGgcctttttactttttaattacTTTTTGTAATGCTCACACCAGCTCAGAAGTGAAAGTGTGTTGAAAAGTCCCcaaaatattataaaataaaaattataaatGGGGTGGCTCCAGTTATCCTATTACATTTAAATTGCTCTCATGGTGGCTTAAGCATCTaatcaggcaaaaaaaaaatattggtaaTGAGAATGTctataaatacagaaaataaattaaattaaaaaaaaaataactggcaTTTAAATGAGTGCTGCAAAGCGTTGGATATAATTGTTGTCATGTGGCTACGAAAGTTCTTGACTCCAGTTAATTAAATGCAGTAAACActacatttttttcaaaatagcaCAACTTTAAACAGAATTAAATGAATGTTTACTGGAAATCACTGAAGTTGTTATGATCACACTCTGTAGGTCACTGACAAAGTTTTCAATTAAAttataaaacaatattttagTCACGTTGGGCAAAACTCACAACCTTCAGCTATTTGTTGATAACAAGTACAAACATCTTATTATGTAAAGTCATTATATCTTGCGGCTCATAACTTCGTATAGCGACATGATTTATTGGGGTTGCTGTTGCGGTGACTTTTATCGAGTTGGTTTAATGAAGTCCAGGCGGTTATTTGGTTGTCCTGCCCTTTGACCTGTTGTTATGGTACTCTCAAAGGCTTTAGTCGCAGCAATTAAGCGATGGAGCTGGTGAAGCAATTACGCAGTTACCCTGATATTTCCCGTGGGAGTTCGTAGAGACAACGGCTCAAGTTGGGTCAACGAGTTCGTTATTTTCGGATTTTTTGTGAAAGAGAGAAGAAAATATTTTGCACGCCTTAAACTCTTTGCTGCAACTATAAATTATATAATATCTGTGTTGGAAGTCTACTTCGTTGGAAATGCTCTGACAAATTAGAGCACCGCTGCCATCTACTGTGgtggatgtgcaattacactTTATTCTACTAGGGGGGAAAAGAAAATCTGTCTAACTGAACTCCAGACTGATGTAttataatgatgataatgattatAAGATGGCAGccagcaaaacattttttttatattttcttaTGACGCAATGAAGAGCTCTCTGTTGCCGTCTTCAAAGTAGGTCAAACATGAAGAAGAGAATCAATTTCTCATTTTCTCAAGATACAAGTGCGATTAGTACAGTCCAAGATAATAATACGTGAGGGTCACAAATGGGTTGCATGAGCAAGGGGGTGAGTTTCCAAACGTACGTTACTCTTTACGATGTCACGGATGGCTGCGTCGAACTCTTCGGAGTTATTAAAGTCCACTGTGATGACGTGCGGCTTGCCGATGTACTGCTCTGCATAGGGATGCTGAGAAGACACCTGAAAGAAGGACAGTGGCCTATCAATGATGAAAcagtacaaaaaataaaataaaataaaataaaaataattacctAGCTGTACATCTATAATGTGttttgttaaaagaaaaaaatgttttatgtttAGAGCCGAGAGCATGAAGGTGTACATACCTCCCTGGAGGTGGGCTTCCCTCTGAAGAACTCATGGTTGAGAGAACTGTGAGGAGGGCTAAACTTGGGCTGCAGAAAGATGCAGCCATTGGCGATGGCTTCTAAAGGAGCGGGACCTTCATATGGGAAGCCAAATCCAATGAACAGCTTTTAAGGGGAAATGAATagtagagacagagagagagagagagagagagagagagagagagagagagagagagagagagagagagagagagagagagagagagagaagatgaGTCAGGAAGCCATACGCAATGCATTCACTTGATTTTCATTTCAAAGTTTCACCTTAGCCTTCCGAAGGAGCTGCTGCAGTTCCTGCTGAGGGAGAAGGCCGTGGTTCTTCACAAAGGCGGGCACCTCTGGGGGACGCTGTGTTTCATAGTACACCGTCCCATGGATCTCCATATGGCGATGCAGGATGGATAGGAATGTTTCCTTACCCTTTTGAGTCATAAGATGTAtgacttcatttatttattccatTTGTTTCTAATTCATCCATGCTTATATGTATGCTACTTTGTGACACAGtctgaaaatattttcttgTAGAGAAGAATTAACATTGTTAATTCATTAAatagtgtcccaatacttttgtctccaACACTTTGTACTTTGCCTCTCTGCTGCGAGAAGTTAAACTCTCCCAACAGGACTACAGATCAAAATCTAAAAGTCGAGCAAAATACCCAAAAGGTGTGCTTGAGAGCAAAAGGCTTTGATGGATTGCACGACTTAAATCGAAGTTCAATTGACGTCCATAATTGTCGAGCTATGCGGACAAGAATGACTAAAATGCATACTGGGTTGAAAAGTGATTCTGAAGAATGTTATGAATGATTTACTCAAGCTGTGTCTTTGAGTTATATATCATTTATAAATGTCATATGAATGTAACTCCATACTTTTTAGAAAGACTGAGAAAATATATGAGGGGGAGGGGGCGCACTTGAGGCGATGTCTCCCAGTCTTTAGTCAGCAAAGGCAtctattttacatttgaaaaatctcACAGCACACCAAACAAAAAAGTCACAAAGGGGATGAATAATAAATGAGAAGGAATTACAGAGCATTAATTCATGTTGATTTAAAGAGGTGTCTATAAGCTTCGTTTACTTACGTGAAGCTACGAGCGTCGGTGGTCATGATacaagtgaggaaaaaaaaaaaaaaaaaaggtcattagTGAGAAGAAAGACAAATTGCCCTTTGGAATTTTAACTttcaaactgtaaaaaaaaaaaaaagagctgcggTTGAACAAAGACGATTCTGGAGAGAATGCGGCTTACTTCAAAAGAACTTTCAAAGAAGTGACTCCGACataaatgaattaaatattCTTGCAGTTTCAGAGTTTTACGTCACGTTCCAGGCGGAACAACTAGGAAAACTTCTTATCAACAAATAACTCAGAAATTATATGACtataagaactttttttttttttttttttttaccttccacATGCTGACCTCTTTGCCATAGACGACAGCCATGTTGTTTACTTTGCTTTTCTGGATGTTCAGTCTTGCAGTATCATTGAGTTCCTCCGCCACAAAACCCATAAAAGAATTATCTGGGGTGTGAGCTGTAACAGAAGAAACGACACAATTTAGGCTGGAGCACAAAACTAATATTACAACGACAAAATTGATGGACGATTGTATAGTTCTGAAATTACAAGccagtaaaaatatatattttttaattttaaaatggaGATTGAAAAATGCTTGCAATATATAAATGTTATTAAAAATGAAGCCAATTTTAATATTTTACCAAGAAAACTAAAGTTCTTTGTGAAGGCCTTTGCGGGCCACGTAAAATAAAACGACCGAGCCAAATCtgaccccccgggccttgagtttgacacccatctaTCATGACACTAATAAGGAGGCGTAACGAGTAAACAGAGTGAAGATAAAAACTGAACACTTAATGAACACTTAATCGACTGATTGATTATTATGCTCGTTCCCGTCGGTAAAACagattttaattttgttttggcATGCGTGTGCATGAGTCAGTGCGACGGGGAACTGCTGGCCACAGTTGGCGGCTTGACGCATAGGCGCAGAGGCAGCTGTTCTGTGGACGCCCTCCAGCTCAGCTCGAAGCACAGCAACAACTCGCACTGCAGATGTGCACACCTTGAAGTATTTGTGGATGAGTGTGAGTAATCCATATCACATTAAGATATCCACATACGGAACATGGTCATGTACTGTTGGCTGTTAAGGTTCCAGTAGCCCCAGTTGGTTCTGTAACCATGCAGAGTGGCATATTCCTCGTGGTTGTAAGCCGGCTCCGTGCCAAAAGTGTCAATCACACGGATGTGGCACCTAGAAAATATGAAGTGGAGTTATAATAAGAATTTCTGATGCTTGATAAATTGATGACTAAAAATAAATGCTGTCACActtatgggttttttttccatcagtaTTTTGATTTGTGTGTGCATCAGTCTGCCTATCCGAGACATTTGGAGAAATGAGGTCGGTAATTAAAGGAGTAAAGTAGTCACTTTGTTGACTAAATTACACATTAGTTTTTATTTCGAGGTTAATTGTAGATAGGTTGCACttttaattaaatatatttatttctgAAAAACAGAAATGGGCCTTTACAATTTTTGCTTCATCggattttttaaatgttatttttaaaatcaaatattGATAATATTGTAAGAACGCTTACcacaacatttttttgtgtataCTTGGATCAATGAAAGTCATTCTAATATGATTGacaaaagcattaaaaaaaaaagctgtgttGCCATAGTAACCAGGTAGAATAGCAGTCCATCCACCAGAAAATGAGTCATTTCATAATGCTTATTATATTGAAAAGCTTAAGCCTTGCACCGAACTGCCTTTTGACTGCTCAcataaagacagaaaaaaaaatatatatatttttcgaTGCATTTTCAATTACAGCGTTTGACCCTTAAAAGAAACTATTTTGAAGTACTGAAATCTAATTAAGGGTGCACCTGCACGTTTCATTTTAAATGGGCTATAAGAGCCAGCGAGATCAGCAGTAAACACAAAATGATCACACAGGGAAGCCTAAAATCAATTGATGTAATCCAATTTAAGAAGATTTATCAGCACACTGCCCACAGCCATAATCAGTATTGGGCCTCGAGAGAGAATCTAAGTTAAAGTAGTAATTAACAAATAGTACCTCACTCTCTGTGTGACATTTTAGATAGCTtgtattttcaattttttccatttcacccaaaaatattttagattattatttttaatttagatTTGCAGATACCTGCAAAGTATCTGGCTCATAATAATGAGAAATTTTAATAATCAACACAGGTAGGAAGGGGAAAACACTAACTTGTGCTTTTTTAGTGACAGCCCCATGTGCTGCTTCATCTGCTGGAGGCCGTGGTAGTCTGTGTAGATGAGGTCAAAGGGCAGAGGGCCGGTAAGAGGGCAGCTTCCTCTCCCTGGAGGGACTCCCAAAAGCCTGCAGACAGGATATCAATATTGAAGTTGATTGTTGTCTTATTatacatggtcttttttttttttgactttgaaggaacgtgtgtgtgtgtgtgcaagtatgAAATCATCCTGGGTGATGTATAGATACAGACACAGGCAGTGTGTTCAAAGagtaaagaattaaaaaaaataaaaaagaactcAATTGCTTTGTGAAGCATGTCAGTACTCTCAGGAAGATGATAGTGAAGCTATTGAAGCGTACAAACACAGCGAGCAAGTCTCGCAATAGGGGAGTCAGCCAATTTGTCCACACAGCTTGGTTTTGGATCTcataagaacacacacacacacactcacatgcacacattATCTGTGCAACACTGACAGCACATCTTTGACACAACACCGGAATGACTGCTTTCAAGTATTATTTCTGCTCCACGCGTTTGTCACGACGCCTTCATGGCGcttgtcacatcatgcaaaatgTTGCGACAGTGTTTTGTTTGCATGTGCATTGCAGAAACATAACAAGGCATGAATGGAACACAGATGTCTTCGAAGGTTAAAATAAATGCCATGTGACACAAATTTTGCTTATTTCAAGTAAATAATTGAGAATATTTACTATAATTAAACTTGATATTAAAtttatattaaattatataatattattaatattatatattatgtgAAATTTTTAAAATAGTTAAATATTCTGCCTGTAATTTATCTCTTTATTGCTATAACTGTTGaaaatgtgtattttattttatttatttatttattttttaaattactcaGCTGATTTGTCCATTATCGGAATTTTATTCCTCCAAATATTGGAATCTGCCTAAGAAAATCCAAATGGGTTGGGCCTTCAATCATGATATAATTGTTTAACTAGTTGTAGAGCATATtacgggacaaaaaaaaaagttggcgaAAATATAGTGAGAAAAACTCCTTGGCAAATCGAATACGCACTACATACACAATGCATGATGGATTAATTATACAATAGTTAAGACAAAGATGTAGCACCTGAATTTCTCCATGACCTACTTGAGCGGTGTATAATTTATATTATGTGAAGAGCATCTAATCACACACAAAGCTACTTCTGCATGCACGCAAAGCTCGACCAGTCCCAAATAACACGCTGGGTGGTTGAAAAACAAATTTCCCCAGCAAAATCGTCATGCCACATT encodes the following:
- the LOC125983524 gene encoding alpha-1,6-mannosylglycoprotein 6-beta-N-acetylglucosaminyltransferase B, which produces MMSSDISMMTRRCLLTYKPFRIFVAGIGFFSLCFLMTSLGGQFSAKRPSDSPFTTRAEVFGGQESRGVLRKISDMLEVILKRIDTLSRLGNTTESHKLDELASVLDRIQPIGLVERIQAIAQNMSDMAGRVEQILQRSMASKRVKEGTFGQCDIPKDPHYPDCPGKMDWMRARWTSDPCYAFYGVDGSDCSFLIYLSEVEWFCPPLAWRNQTATPTLKPPPRKQAVFRFDTGALLEQVGTGKESLNFMKRRIRRLAAQWASAARRLDDKLRSHWRDEKRILVHVGFLTEESGDVFSPKVLKGGPLGEMVQWADILTALFVLGHDLKISVSVKELHGLLGVPPGRGSCPLTGPLPFDLIYTDYHGLQQMKQHMGLSLKKHKCHIRVIDTFGTEPAYNHEEYATLHGYRTNWGYWNLNSQQYMTMFPHTPDNSFMGFVAEELNDTARLNIQKSKVNNMAVVYGKEVSMWKLHGKETFLSILHRHMEIHGTVYYETQRPPEVPAFVKNHGLLPQQELQQLLRKAKLFIGFGFPYEGPAPLEAIANGCIFLQPKFSPPHSSLNHEFFRGKPTSREVSSQHPYAEQYIGKPHVITVDFNNSEEFDAAIRDIVKSNVEPFLPYEYTCEGMLERVHAYIQNQDFCSPEASFPPVNASRVWQGSPLAPFMLLPNSSVLTWASNVTSYTSWPPLGALQLLASLQGESCVKACQDAGLICEPALYRFINIKEAFNALDFQCAGLESEMNHLFPAFSAEHAECSLQQDPLLFSCAGASIKYQRLCPCRDYRDGQVALCRDCL